In one Pseudarthrobacter sp. NBSH8 genomic region, the following are encoded:
- a CDS encoding allophanate hydrolase subunit 1 yields the protein MSSPEPAVLEARYTWGADEFLFVEVSESMSLAANFRVMSIATKLSGMNLPGIVDVCPANASLLVRFDPDVLPPSALEETVRTIEGNLAHHQDQALATRIIEVPVWYDDPFTAEVAERFREGFHQEPDGTDIDYAARVNNLKDAAEFIQRHHEQPWIVSMVGFVAGLPFLFQLVEREKQLEVPKYLSPRTDTPKLTVGHGGCFGCIYSVRGAGGYQMFGVAAAPIFDPAQALADFKDFMVFFKPGDIVKFKPVTEDEYNSIQAEISAGTFRYRQAPVTFDVSKALADPEAYNQELMEALNGV from the coding sequence ATGAGCAGCCCCGAACCCGCTGTTTTGGAGGCCCGTTACACCTGGGGAGCCGACGAATTCCTGTTCGTGGAGGTCTCGGAGTCCATGAGCCTTGCCGCGAACTTCAGGGTCATGTCCATCGCCACGAAGCTTTCAGGCATGAACCTTCCCGGTATCGTCGATGTCTGTCCCGCCAACGCTTCACTGCTGGTGAGGTTCGATCCCGACGTACTGCCGCCGTCGGCCCTCGAGGAGACCGTCCGGACGATTGAAGGAAACCTGGCCCACCACCAGGATCAGGCCCTGGCCACACGGATCATCGAAGTTCCGGTCTGGTATGACGATCCGTTCACTGCCGAAGTAGCAGAGCGTTTCCGCGAAGGGTTCCATCAGGAGCCCGACGGCACCGACATTGACTACGCAGCCAGGGTCAACAACCTCAAGGATGCCGCCGAATTCATCCAGCGCCACCATGAGCAGCCATGGATTGTTTCCATGGTGGGGTTCGTCGCCGGCCTGCCGTTCCTCTTCCAATTGGTGGAACGAGAGAAACAACTGGAAGTACCCAAGTATTTGAGTCCACGCACCGATACCCCCAAGCTGACAGTGGGCCATGGCGGCTGCTTCGGGTGCATCTACTCCGTGCGGGGAGCCGGCGGCTACCAGATGTTCGGAGTCGCTGCCGCGCCGATCTTCGATCCGGCCCAGGCCTTGGCTGACTTTAAGGACTTCATGGTGTTCTTCAAGCCGGGCGACATCGTCAAGTTCAAGCCCGTCACCGAGGACGAATACAACAGTATCCAGGCCGAGATCTCCGCGGGAACGTTCCGCTACCGGCAAGCGCCCGTGACATTTGACGTGTCCAAGGCACTCGCGGATCCGGAAGCCTACAACCAGGAACTCATGGAGGCCCTCAATGGCGTTTGA
- a CDS encoding acetyl/propionyl/methylcrotonyl-CoA carboxylase subunit alpha: MKKLLIANRGEIAVRIARTARHMGIETLLVASEPDADSLAARSADKVIVVGPAPATASYLNQDAILAAALDNSCDAVHPGYGFLSENAVFARKIADAGLIWVGPDADAIEMMGNKSMARESARKAGVPVLRGSDGPLDPAADAVDVARGVGYPLVVKASAGGGGRGIRFVHSEGGLLETIEMARGEAASVFGDPTVYLERFVQHARHVEVQVLGDGKNFIHLGDRDCSMQRRSQKVIEEAPAPDLPDSIRRTIRESSVELARECGYSGAGTVEFLYDPVNHEAAFIEMNTRIQVEHPITEQITGVDLIREQLLIAFTGAMSLRQDDIRFSGHAIECRINAEDPDNNFFPSPGLIKAMQWPAGSGIRVDTGVEAGSTVSPYYDSMLAKLIVHADTRESAIEAMLVALDGTVIEGVKTTIPVHKKLLGRPEFAAVTHHSKFIETVDDLMEAK; the protein is encoded by the coding sequence ATGAAGAAACTACTGATCGCCAACCGCGGCGAGATCGCCGTGCGAATTGCGCGGACCGCCCGGCACATGGGTATCGAGACGCTCCTGGTGGCCAGCGAACCCGATGCTGATTCCTTGGCCGCCCGTTCCGCTGACAAGGTCATCGTGGTGGGACCGGCTCCTGCCACCGCCAGCTACTTGAACCAGGACGCCATCCTCGCAGCGGCTTTGGACAACAGCTGCGATGCCGTCCACCCGGGCTACGGGTTCCTTTCCGAGAATGCCGTATTCGCCCGGAAGATCGCAGATGCTGGCCTGATCTGGGTAGGGCCGGACGCCGACGCCATAGAGATGATGGGCAACAAATCCATGGCAAGGGAATCCGCCCGGAAGGCGGGCGTACCCGTACTCCGCGGCTCGGACGGCCCCCTCGATCCCGCAGCCGATGCCGTTGACGTGGCTCGCGGCGTCGGCTATCCGCTGGTCGTCAAGGCCTCCGCCGGCGGCGGCGGCCGGGGCATCCGCTTTGTGCACAGCGAAGGCGGGTTGCTGGAGACAATCGAGATGGCGCGAGGCGAGGCGGCATCCGTCTTCGGCGATCCCACGGTTTACCTGGAACGCTTTGTGCAGCATGCCCGGCATGTCGAGGTCCAGGTGCTAGGGGACGGGAAAAACTTCATCCATCTCGGTGACCGCGACTGCTCCATGCAACGTCGCTCACAGAAAGTCATTGAGGAAGCCCCGGCGCCGGACCTCCCGGACAGCATCCGACGGACCATCCGGGAATCCTCCGTTGAACTGGCCCGGGAATGCGGCTACAGCGGCGCCGGAACGGTCGAATTCCTCTATGACCCGGTCAACCATGAAGCCGCCTTCATTGAAATGAACACACGAATTCAGGTTGAGCACCCGATCACCGAGCAAATCACCGGCGTCGATCTGATCCGCGAACAACTGCTGATCGCGTTCACCGGAGCGATGTCCCTCCGGCAGGATGACATCCGGTTCAGCGGCCATGCCATCGAGTGCCGCATCAATGCCGAGGACCCGGACAACAACTTCTTCCCGAGTCCTGGCCTCATCAAGGCCATGCAATGGCCCGCTGGCAGCGGCATCAGGGTGGACACAGGCGTGGAGGCCGGCTCCACGGTCAGTCCGTACTACGATTCCATGCTGGCCAAACTGATTGTCCATGCTGACACCCGCGAATCCGCCATTGAGGCCATGCTGGTTGCCCTGGACGGGACGGTCATCGAAGGGGTCAAGACCACCATCCCCGTGCACAAGAAGCTGCTGGGCCGGCCCGAATTCGCGGCCGTCACGCACCACTCGAAATTCATTGAAACCGTCGACGATCTGATGGAGGCAAAATGA
- a CDS encoding acetyl-CoA carboxylase: protein MATIVSPLPGIFYRKPGPGKPPFANEGDTIEVGQTLGIIEIMKQFTEIQSDVAGTLESFEVNEGDMVNPGDAIVVVREG, encoded by the coding sequence GTGGCAACCATCGTTTCCCCGCTCCCCGGCATCTTCTACCGCAAGCCCGGCCCGGGCAAGCCGCCCTTCGCCAATGAAGGCGACACCATCGAGGTCGGACAGACCCTGGGCATCATCGAAATCATGAAACAGTTCACCGAAATCCAGTCTGATGTGGCCGGGACCCTGGAGTCGTTCGAAGTTAACGAGGGCGACATGGTTAACCCGGGCGATGCAATCGTCGTCGTCCGGGAGGGATAG
- the pxpA gene encoding 5-oxoprolinase subunit PxpA has protein sequence MQTTVTPDTLTHAQGRVLLNSDMGEGLGLHEFGHDAELMRIIDVANVACGYHAGDPDVMNRTVALAAEHGVAVGAHPGLPDVVGFGRRRMVLTPAEVESIILYQTGALTAFLGKHGLELNHIKPHGALYGMLAGDEELMQAAAGTAAQFGVPFFGLAGTIHETVCRAMGVEFVPELYVDLNYGSGGELLIQRRPAPTDPDAAAERVGRALAGKPVLAVDGTELDIPFRSICVHSDAPNSVAVATAVRAALG, from the coding sequence ATGCAAACCACCGTGACTCCCGACACTCTTACGCACGCTCAAGGGCGAGTGCTCTTGAACTCCGATATGGGTGAAGGCCTTGGCCTCCACGAGTTCGGCCACGACGCAGAACTCATGCGCATCATCGACGTCGCCAACGTGGCCTGCGGCTACCACGCCGGCGATCCGGACGTTATGAACCGGACCGTGGCGCTGGCCGCCGAGCATGGGGTGGCAGTCGGGGCGCACCCCGGCCTCCCCGACGTCGTGGGATTCGGGCGCCGTCGGATGGTCCTGACCCCGGCTGAGGTCGAATCGATCATCCTCTACCAGACCGGAGCCCTGACGGCTTTTCTCGGCAAGCACGGGCTTGAACTGAACCACATCAAACCCCACGGCGCCCTCTACGGCATGCTGGCCGGAGATGAGGAACTGATGCAGGCCGCCGCTGGAACCGCCGCGCAGTTCGGCGTTCCCTTTTTCGGGCTGGCGGGAACCATCCACGAAACCGTGTGCCGGGCCATGGGGGTGGAATTCGTGCCGGAACTCTATGTCGACCTCAATTACGGTTCGGGCGGTGAACTGCTGATCCAGCGCCGGCCGGCTCCCACTGACCCCGACGCCGCGGCCGAGCGCGTCGGCCGGGCTTTGGCCGGCAAGCCAGTCCTTGCTGTTGACGGCACCGAACTGGACATCCCGTTCCGAAGCATCTGCGTCCACTCCGACGCACCCAACTCTGTTGCAGTGGCCACGGCCGTGCGCGCCGCACTGGGCTGA
- a CDS encoding PucR family transcriptional regulator → MVIALSSWRRPPYLEATLRISDLVDDADLSIRLRVTGGEGRLVRPITWCAPTEHMDPTPFLSVNALVLTNGMGLNVKDFRIWDAYVERLMSVPVSGLAFGLGAAHRELPPGLIQACEAHGLPLLELPPEVPFVLIMRHVEQAIAAERYEELRKGWALADECTRLAADGHSLAEVLGRVADAVGARVAVVDHNEFELVSAGAAHGGTARTVLRLPSGASEQFRLAIQGIKSDIVLQPILGPVAAVIAMQLSYTLGSHSPLHSREAARFMEALYEDRGEPSVPLRRYALESGFDPDGDWEAVLIGSSSEVAPAKLRAVAWRARVGLQDAFSTVRFMEEAGLTTLLLQHGQETAELIDATRGFFTDAPELSVIVSEPLSLSELPLALQLARRNVGRPGVRQAPVADLTGIVQGLPGPGLLAMCQRLLAPLASEGGSALRETFDAYLRHSGNSAKICDELFIHRNTLSYRLRKVEELLKLDLSDGEVRATCLLALGIVAASR, encoded by the coding sequence ATGGTTATTGCACTGTCCAGCTGGCGACGCCCGCCGTACTTGGAGGCTACCTTGCGTATCTCAGACTTAGTTGATGACGCCGACCTCAGTATCCGCCTCCGCGTTACGGGTGGTGAAGGTCGTCTGGTTCGACCTATCACCTGGTGCGCCCCGACCGAGCATATGGACCCCACGCCCTTCCTCAGCGTGAATGCCCTTGTATTGACCAACGGAATGGGCCTGAACGTCAAGGACTTCAGGATCTGGGACGCTTATGTGGAACGGCTGATGTCCGTGCCAGTTTCCGGACTGGCCTTCGGGCTGGGTGCCGCGCACCGCGAACTGCCGCCCGGGCTGATCCAGGCATGCGAGGCGCACGGCCTGCCACTGCTGGAGCTCCCGCCGGAAGTGCCCTTCGTGCTGATCATGCGGCACGTGGAGCAAGCCATCGCCGCCGAGCGCTATGAGGAACTCCGGAAGGGTTGGGCGCTGGCAGATGAGTGCACCCGGTTGGCCGCTGACGGGCATTCCCTGGCCGAAGTTCTGGGGCGGGTGGCTGACGCCGTCGGAGCGAGGGTGGCCGTGGTGGATCACAATGAGTTCGAGCTCGTCTCCGCGGGCGCGGCTCACGGCGGGACGGCGCGGACGGTCTTGCGACTGCCCAGCGGTGCATCCGAGCAGTTCCGGCTTGCCATCCAAGGCATTAAGAGCGACATCGTGCTGCAGCCCATTCTTGGGCCTGTTGCTGCTGTCATCGCTATGCAGCTGAGCTACACCCTTGGTTCGCATTCACCCCTGCATTCGCGCGAAGCTGCCCGCTTTATGGAGGCGCTCTACGAGGACCGCGGCGAGCCGTCCGTACCCCTGCGCCGCTATGCCCTTGAGTCCGGTTTTGATCCTGACGGTGACTGGGAAGCGGTGCTCATCGGCAGTTCAAGCGAGGTGGCTCCCGCCAAACTGCGCGCCGTCGCGTGGCGCGCACGGGTGGGGCTGCAGGACGCTTTCAGCACGGTGCGCTTCATGGAAGAAGCCGGGCTCACCACCCTGCTGCTGCAGCACGGGCAGGAAACGGCTGAGCTGATCGATGCTACGCGGGGTTTTTTTACGGACGCACCCGAGCTGTCCGTCATCGTCTCGGAACCTCTGAGCCTCAGTGAACTGCCGCTGGCTCTGCAGCTTGCCCGCCGCAACGTGGGACGGCCCGGCGTGCGGCAGGCGCCAGTGGCCGACCTCACCGGCATTGTGCAAGGGCTGCCCGGCCCGGGCCTGCTGGCAATGTGCCAGCGGCTGCTAGCCCCGTTGGCCTCCGAAGGCGGCAGTGCTCTACGGGAGACGTTCGACGCTTACCTGCGCCACAGCGGGAATTCGGCGAAGATCTGTGACGAGCTCTTCATCCACAGAAATACGCTCAGCTACAGGCTGCGGAAAGTCGAGGAGCTTCTCAAACTGGACTTGTCCGACGGCGAAGTCCGCGCCACATGCTTGCTCGCCTTAGGGATCGTCGCGGCTTCGCGTTGA
- a CDS encoding LacI family DNA-binding transcriptional regulator: MNETTAGGRTVTLKDLAIELGIHPSTVSRILHSGSEVARGAASVATAERVRELARKRGYSPDPQAAGLRTRRTRLMGVIVPRLSDLVLAIMYEGIDEAAAELGYSTFVMNSRDDPEEQRRKADTMLARRVDGLIIGDAHLDTGLLRELTLRTVPFVLMNRHVPGYPSATCDDVLGGELVADHLWSKGHRKVAVIAGEPYASTAVDRTAGFVNRWRSLGGKIPRNAVVWSRFDTAGGRQAAEDILTQCKPHPTALFAVNDFAAIGAMGALRSHGLTVGDDVAVVGFNDTSLAAELPIPLSSVVSPMLDIGRTAVQLLKRVLDGEIVEPVRLEPTLRVRESSAQENKR; encoded by the coding sequence ATGAATGAGACCACGGCCGGTGGCCGCACAGTCACCTTGAAGGATCTCGCGATCGAGCTTGGCATCCACCCCTCGACCGTGTCCAGGATTCTTCACTCTGGCTCCGAAGTGGCGCGGGGGGCAGCCTCCGTTGCCACGGCAGAACGCGTCCGGGAGCTGGCAAGGAAACGGGGATATTCCCCGGACCCCCAAGCCGCCGGTCTGCGGACGCGGCGCACTCGCCTCATGGGCGTCATCGTGCCCCGGCTTTCGGACCTCGTCCTGGCAATCATGTATGAGGGCATAGACGAGGCGGCGGCGGAGCTGGGCTATTCGACGTTTGTCATGAACTCCCGCGACGACCCGGAGGAGCAACGGCGGAAGGCGGATACCATGCTCGCCCGGCGCGTGGACGGGCTGATCATCGGTGATGCACATCTGGACACTGGCCTGTTGCGGGAGTTGACGCTTCGGACGGTGCCATTCGTACTCATGAACCGCCACGTTCCGGGCTACCCGTCCGCCACCTGCGACGACGTCCTTGGCGGCGAGCTTGTCGCTGACCACCTGTGGAGCAAGGGACACCGGAAAGTCGCTGTGATCGCCGGCGAGCCCTACGCAAGCACCGCCGTTGACCGGACGGCCGGCTTCGTGAACCGCTGGCGTTCCCTGGGGGGAAAAATTCCCCGGAACGCTGTGGTCTGGTCCCGGTTCGATACCGCCGGAGGACGGCAAGCGGCCGAGGATATCCTGACTCAATGCAAACCCCATCCGACCGCGCTGTTCGCCGTCAACGACTTTGCGGCGATCGGTGCGATGGGGGCACTGCGCTCCCATGGCCTCACAGTCGGCGACGACGTGGCAGTGGTTGGTTTTAATGACACCTCCCTGGCCGCGGAGCTTCCCATCCCCCTGTCCTCGGTCGTCTCGCCCATGCTGGATATCGGGCGGACGGCGGTGCAACTCCTGAAACGCGTGCTGGATGGCGAAATCGTCGAGCCGGTCAGACTGGAACCGACCCTCCGCGTGCGGGAGAGCAGCGCCCAAGAGAACAAGAGATGA
- a CDS encoding asparaginase: MTVIDSVGPHVVLLATGGTISSRASKAGGAAVASDSGEQVFASMGVPASHPVRVVDVFRKGSYLLTLDDMIAICASIRQALADPQVLGVVVTHGTDTMEETAYLVDLTHDDHRPVVFTGAQEAADSPKPDGPANLSHAIAVAGSPQSRGKGVLLAFAGTIFPAAGVRKSHTTRLDAFDNPDFGIAGSVSDAGDVRLRAARAGLAPLPLPGPGTGSPRVDLVAAYPGADSTLLLASLQAGAAGVVLQGTGTGNANRALCRDVADATAAGVVVVTSTRVEAGAVVPRYGDGGGADLRAAGAIASGLLRPSQSLVLLSLLLRLDTPTSRIAETFARRGARPD; the protein is encoded by the coding sequence ATGACTGTCATAGATTCGGTTGGCCCCCATGTGGTGCTGTTGGCCACGGGAGGAACAATATCCTCCCGTGCGTCAAAGGCCGGGGGAGCCGCCGTGGCGTCGGACAGCGGGGAGCAGGTGTTCGCCAGCATGGGGGTACCGGCCTCGCATCCGGTCCGGGTGGTCGATGTTTTCCGGAAGGGTTCATATCTGCTGACTCTCGACGACATGATCGCCATTTGCGCCAGCATCAGGCAGGCTCTGGCCGACCCGCAGGTGCTGGGGGTCGTGGTCACCCACGGAACCGACACGATGGAGGAAACCGCCTATCTGGTTGACCTCACCCACGATGATCACCGCCCCGTGGTGTTCACCGGGGCGCAGGAGGCGGCAGACTCACCGAAACCGGACGGTCCGGCCAATCTGTCCCACGCGATCGCCGTCGCCGGTTCCCCGCAGTCCCGGGGGAAGGGCGTGCTGCTGGCATTCGCCGGAACCATCTTCCCGGCAGCCGGAGTCCGGAAGAGCCACACAACGAGGCTCGATGCTTTCGACAATCCGGATTTTGGAATCGCGGGATCGGTCTCCGACGCCGGGGATGTCAGGCTGCGGGCCGCGCGGGCAGGCCTTGCCCCGCTGCCATTGCCCGGCCCCGGGACCGGTTCCCCGCGCGTGGACCTCGTTGCTGCCTACCCCGGCGCGGATTCCACCCTCCTGCTGGCTTCCCTGCAGGCCGGGGCGGCAGGGGTTGTGCTCCAGGGGACGGGAACGGGCAACGCCAACCGCGCGCTGTGCCGGGACGTCGCTGACGCCACCGCGGCCGGCGTCGTGGTGGTGACGAGCACGCGGGTGGAGGCCGGCGCCGTCGTTCCCCGATACGGCGACGGCGGCGGTGCCGACCTGCGCGCTGCCGGTGCCATAGCGTCCGGGTTGCTAAGGCCATCCCAGTCGCTGGTCCTTCTCAGTCTCTTGCTCAGACTGGATACCCCCACCTCCCGCATTGCGGAAACCTTCGCCCGCCGGGGCGCGCGGCCTGACTAG
- a CDS encoding polysaccharide deacetylase, with protein MTKDIQVAFGVDVDAVAGMLGSYGGEDSPCDISRGLFSGEVGGPRLLKLFKKYGLTTTWFVPGHSIETFPDLTRMIVEDGHEIGVHGYSHENPIAMTREQETAILDKSIELIEKVSGRRPTGYVAPWWEFSPVTNEILLERGIKYDHSLMHNDFEPYYVRVGDTWKKIDYTKDAETWMEPLVRGQETDLVEIPANWYLDDLPPMMFIKAAPNSHGFVNPRDIEQMWKDQFDWVYREMDQAVFTMTIHPDVSGRPQVLLMLERLIEHINGHDGVSWKTFDQIADSFLSRTPRKASN; from the coding sequence ATGACCAAGGATATCCAGGTAGCTTTCGGAGTAGACGTCGACGCCGTAGCCGGCATGCTCGGCTCCTACGGCGGCGAGGACTCCCCGTGCGATATCTCCCGCGGGCTCTTCAGCGGCGAGGTCGGCGGCCCCCGGCTGCTGAAGCTCTTCAAAAAGTACGGGCTGACCACCACATGGTTCGTCCCCGGCCACTCCATCGAAACCTTCCCGGACCTGACCCGGATGATTGTGGAGGACGGCCATGAAATCGGCGTCCACGGCTATTCCCACGAGAACCCGATCGCCATGACCCGGGAACAGGAAACGGCCATCCTCGACAAATCCATCGAGCTCATCGAGAAGGTATCCGGCCGGCGCCCCACCGGCTACGTCGCACCCTGGTGGGAGTTCTCCCCGGTCACGAACGAGATCCTGCTGGAACGCGGCATCAAGTATGACCACTCCCTCATGCACAACGATTTCGAGCCGTACTACGTGCGCGTCGGCGACACGTGGAAGAAGATCGACTACACCAAGGATGCCGAGACCTGGATGGAGCCGCTGGTGCGCGGGCAGGAAACAGACCTCGTTGAAATCCCGGCGAACTGGTACCTCGATGACCTGCCGCCCATGATGTTCATCAAGGCGGCCCCGAACTCGCACGGCTTCGTCAACCCGCGCGACATCGAGCAGATGTGGAAAGACCAATTCGACTGGGTCTACCGCGAAATGGACCAGGCCGTCTTCACCATGACCATCCACCCCGATGTCTCCGGCCGGCCGCAGGTGTTGCTCATGCTTGAACGCCTGATCGAGCACATCAACGGCCACGACGGCGTCAGCTGGAAGACCTTCGACCAGATCGCCGACTCCTTCCTGTCCCGCACCCCCCGAAAGGCGAGCAACTAA
- a CDS encoding MFS transporter translates to MSTQQSSVDLSTPAPDEKRRFPVFSKRHTTTATVLALFAWTIAVFDYGLFGTLLPAMQEEFGWTAPEAYAINTWIAVGTAIVCFGIGPIIDRLGRRKGMMVTVGGTAIVSGLTALIPTGIPFLSNGLLVLIRSFGGLGFSEQAVNATYMNEVYQVTEVADKRKRPGFHYSFIQGGWPLGFLLASALALAFLPSLGWRALYLMATVPAVVIVWVIAKKLKETPQFELHHKLTELEKGGKSEEAHSLARSFGVEHSSAAPLKRIWEPHLRRNTIVFSLAWIFNFFGIMIFSILGSSVLKNAKGVELSDAFWMLIVINLLAYFGYVFHGWLGDKIGRKRTIIGGWILSGISFAIMLSPFATSPFLIIVTYGAGLFFLVGPYAAIQYFMAECYPVSCRATGTAFIGAMSQPGIILGGALFTAVAAGSGTGPAALWVGAVGTLFSGLLMIAAKPPVEALLEDHPHEVEA, encoded by the coding sequence ATGTCCACTCAACAGAGCAGCGTCGACCTATCGACGCCGGCCCCCGACGAGAAACGCCGCTTTCCGGTCTTCTCCAAGCGCCACACCACCACCGCCACCGTGCTCGCACTGTTTGCCTGGACCATCGCGGTCTTCGACTACGGACTCTTCGGCACCCTGCTGCCGGCCATGCAGGAGGAATTCGGCTGGACCGCCCCTGAGGCCTACGCGATCAACACCTGGATCGCCGTCGGCACCGCCATCGTCTGTTTCGGCATCGGCCCGATCATCGACCGGCTGGGCCGCCGCAAGGGCATGATGGTCACCGTCGGCGGCACCGCCATCGTCTCCGGCCTGACCGCCCTGATTCCCACCGGCATCCCGTTCCTGAGCAACGGCCTCCTGGTCCTGATCCGGTCCTTTGGCGGACTCGGATTCTCCGAACAGGCCGTAAACGCCACCTACATGAACGAGGTGTACCAGGTCACCGAAGTGGCGGACAAGCGCAAACGCCCCGGCTTTCACTATTCCTTCATCCAGGGAGGCTGGCCGCTGGGCTTCCTGCTCGCCAGCGCCCTCGCCCTGGCCTTCCTGCCCTCACTGGGCTGGCGGGCGCTGTACCTGATGGCCACGGTCCCGGCCGTCGTCATCGTCTGGGTCATCGCGAAGAAACTCAAGGAAACCCCGCAGTTTGAGCTGCACCACAAGCTGACGGAACTTGAGAAGGGCGGAAAGTCCGAGGAAGCGCACTCCCTCGCCCGCTCGTTCGGCGTCGAGCACTCCTCTGCTGCCCCGCTCAAGCGCATTTGGGAACCGCACCTGCGCCGGAACACGATCGTGTTCTCCCTGGCCTGGATCTTCAACTTCTTCGGCATCATGATCTTCAGCATCCTGGGCAGTTCCGTGCTGAAGAACGCCAAGGGCGTCGAACTCTCCGATGCCTTCTGGATGCTGATCGTAATCAACCTGCTCGCCTACTTCGGCTACGTTTTCCACGGCTGGCTCGGTGACAAGATCGGGCGCAAGCGCACCATCATCGGCGGCTGGATCCTCTCCGGGATCTCCTTCGCGATTATGCTCAGCCCCTTCGCCACGAGCCCGTTCCTGATCATCGTGACCTACGGTGCCGGCCTGTTCTTCCTCGTCGGCCCCTACGCCGCAATCCAGTACTTCATGGCAGAGTGCTACCCGGTCAGCTGCCGCGCCACCGGCACCGCCTTCATCGGCGCCATGAGCCAGCCCGGCATCATCCTCGGCGGAGCGCTGTTCACCGCGGTCGCCGCAGGATCCGGCACGGGCCCGGCCGCCCTCTGGGTAGGCGCCGTGGGCACTTTGTTCTCGGGGCTGCTGATGATTGCCGCCAAGCCTCCGGTTGAAGCCTTGCTGGAAGACCATCCGCATGAGGTCGAAGCATGA
- a CDS encoding SDR family NAD(P)-dependent oxidoreductase, which produces MTPDVKVAVITGAASGIGRALAVHYAHRGVHSVIGTFPGDPHDPEETLRLVMDAGGHGVIHDVDVRSTPSVDAFTERAIDEYGRLDYAVANAGVLRNSPLGEMTDQRWDDMLDVDLTGVLRTLRAGSTRMTDGGAMVAVSSIAGGVYGWEEHAHYAAAKAGVLGLIRSVAAELGPRGIRANAVIPGLIETPQSLDPVNSLGPEGLLRAGKDIPWGRVGKPQEVASVIGFLTSDDAVYVTGQSLIVDGGLTIKMRA; this is translated from the coding sequence ATGACGCCTGATGTAAAGGTGGCCGTGATCACAGGCGCGGCCAGTGGCATCGGACGGGCCCTCGCGGTCCACTACGCCCACCGCGGCGTGCATTCGGTGATCGGCACCTTTCCTGGTGACCCGCACGACCCGGAAGAAACCCTGCGACTGGTGATGGACGCAGGCGGCCACGGTGTCATCCATGACGTGGACGTCCGCAGCACCCCGTCCGTCGATGCGTTCACCGAACGCGCCATCGACGAGTATGGCCGCCTGGACTACGCGGTTGCCAACGCGGGGGTCCTCCGCAACTCGCCTCTGGGCGAGATGACCGATCAGCGCTGGGATGACATGCTCGACGTCGACCTTACCGGCGTGCTGCGAACCCTGCGCGCCGGCTCCACCAGAATGACCGACGGCGGAGCGATGGTCGCGGTGTCCTCGATCGCCGGCGGGGTGTACGGGTGGGAGGAGCATGCCCACTACGCCGCCGCCAAGGCCGGCGTCCTCGGGTTGATCCGCAGCGTGGCCGCCGAGCTGGGACCGCGCGGCATCCGTGCCAACGCCGTCATCCCCGGACTCATCGAGACACCGCAGTCCCTGGACCCGGTCAATTCACTTGGCCCGGAAGGGCTCCTGCGGGCCGGCAAGGACATTCCGTGGGGCCGGGTAGGGAAGCCGCAGGAGGTTGCCAGCGTGATCGGCTTCCTGACCTCCGACGACGCCGTCTATGTCACGGGCCAATCCCTGATAGTCGACGGCGGGCTCACCATCAAGATGCGCGCCTGA
- a CDS encoding SDR family NAD(P)-dependent oxidoreductase: MNNPEASRHTAGRAVVVTGGASGIGKAIAEAFTANGDRVAVLDRSGGPGTIAVDVSNEASVRAAFDAARAQLGSIDILVNSAGLLTESPLEDMTLAMWNETIAVDLTGVFLCCREVVGEMRQQKWGRIINIASQLAIKGGTGLSHYSAAKAGVVGLTKALALEAAGDNVLVNSIAPGPIETPLVDGISEDWKAAKRAGLPLLRFGRPAEVAPTALLLASDPGGNLYVGQTLGPNSGDVMP, from the coding sequence ATGAACAACCCTGAAGCCTCCCGTCATACAGCGGGCCGCGCGGTAGTGGTCACGGGCGGAGCCAGCGGCATCGGCAAGGCCATTGCCGAAGCCTTCACCGCCAATGGCGACAGAGTGGCTGTCCTCGACCGGTCCGGTGGGCCGGGAACCATCGCCGTGGACGTCTCAAACGAAGCGAGTGTGCGCGCGGCCTTCGACGCCGCCCGCGCCCAGCTCGGCAGCATCGATATTCTCGTGAACAGCGCGGGACTGCTGACGGAATCACCGTTGGAGGATATGACCCTGGCAATGTGGAACGAGACGATTGCCGTTGACCTGACGGGGGTCTTCCTGTGCTGCCGGGAGGTGGTGGGGGAGATGCGGCAACAGAAGTGGGGCCGCATCATCAACATCGCCTCCCAGCTGGCCATCAAGGGAGGCACCGGGCTGAGCCACTACAGCGCAGCCAAAGCCGGGGTTGTGGGACTGACCAAGGCTCTGGCCCTGGAAGCCGCGGGCGACAACGTACTGGTCAACAGCATCGCCCCTGGCCCCATCGAGACGCCCCTGGTTGACGGTATCTCCGAAGACTGGAAAGCGGCGAAGCGTGCCGGACTCCCGCTGCTGCGCTTCGGTCGTCCGGCGGAGGTAGCCCCGACCGCGTTGCTTCTCGCCAGCGATCCTGGCGGCAACCTGTATGTCGGCCAGACGCTGGGACCAAATTCCGGCGACGTCATGCCGTAG